In Peptostreptococcaceae bacterium, the genomic window ATATCCTATTCCCATGCCTATTTCATTGTCCATAGCCGTGAATGAAATTTTCTTGTTCATTTTTATTCCGTCGAGCATAAACGCAAGATCTTCGAAGCTCATTGATTCAATCAATTCAATCAATTCCTTGATTGTCATTTCATAGATTGCTCCATTGTCGAATGCATCCTTTTTCACTCCAGGTTCTGTGCTTTCCTCAAATATGACACCCTCGTCCGTTTCCACTTTTATGAATCTATCGTGTCTTGATTTTATTATCGAACGAGCAAAGCCTTTTTCATAGGTCAATATACTATCCACATATACTCCATCTTTGACATTGGACTCTTCGATATGAACCATTCCACTCTCAACCATTCTCTTGGCTTCTGCAAGCGCCTTTTCATCAATATCCGAAAGCAGATTCAATCCTTTTTCCGAATGACCGCCGGTAACTCCAAGAGCCGCAGCAATCTGCAGTCCAACTTCACCGTTTGTTCCAGGGACGCCTACACCCATTCCGTTCTTATATATATTTGCGCTGACCTTTACATCCAAAGACTTAATCTTGCCCTTGCCTGCCGCAGCTTCTCTGGCTTTAGCGCATCCAAGCGATACTGCAACAGGCTCAGTACATCCCATTGCCGGTACGACTTCTCTTTCAAGTGTCCTTATTATCATTTCATTTAGTTCCATTTATACGCCTCCCCATAATAGTGATAATAGTAGTTTCCCTATTATCAAGCAACTATCATGCCAAAGCTAAAACACTGTGATTAAAGCCTTTTCCGGTTGCATGGTATCAATATGAGACTAATATATGTGATAATGATCTCATATTGATACTATTATCTCATTTTGATACTATATGTCGTATTTTTTTATTTTGCGGTAAAGCGTAGCCCTGCTGATGCCTAAATCGCTCACGCAAAGTTTTATGCCTCGTTCATTGTGCCCATGCTTCTTTAGGGCTCTTTCTATTTCGAATTGTTCCAAGGTTTCAAGCCTTCTTATTGCAACAGCTTCCGTATTTGTATTCTGCCTCTTATTTGAAGCCCTACTTTTCAAAATGCGCTTGGGTATATCCTTTAATGATATGCTTTCCCCGTTGCACATGTTTACAGAATATTCCACTGCATTTTCAAGCTCGCGCACATTCCCAGGCCAGTCATAGGATTTAAAAACCATAATGACATCCTGCTGTATCTCCTTAATTTCCTTGTGAAATTTTTCGCTGTATTTTTTTACAAAGAAATCCGCGAGTATGGATACGTCGTCTTTTCGCGCCCGCAAAGGAGGTATTGTCAGAGGTATTACGCTAAGACGGTAGAACAGGTCTTCCCTGAAAGCACCTTCCTCTACTACCTTTTCAATGTTCTTGTTTGTTGCCGCGATAACACGTATATCGACCTTAAAATAATGCTTTCCTCCAATTTTCTCGATAGTGTTGTTCTGCAAAACCCGGAGGAGCTTTTTCTGTAGATGTATAGGCATATCGCCAATTTCATCCAAGAATATTGTGCCCTTGTCTGCCAATTCAAATTTGCCTGTCTTTCCTCCTCGCACGGCTCCTGTGAAAGAGCCTTCTTCGTATCCGAAAAGCTCGCTTTCCAGCAAATTTTCAGGTATCGCCGCGCAATTGACTGTAACAAATGGCATCAGCCTTCTGTCACTCTTGTAGTGAATGGAACGGGCGAAGAGTTCTTTGCCTGTGCCGCTTTCGCCCTGTATCAGTATTGTGGAAGTACTTTTTGACGCTTTCTCCGCATATTCCTTCGTCATGTTCAATACGGCGCTGTTCCCAAGTATGTCATCAAAGGTAATATCCGGATCAGCTCCGGTGACATCATTTACTACGCTCAGGACATCGTCCTTGCTGTTGAAGCTTATTAGAAATCCAACCGTCTCACCGACGGTCCGCATAATGTTTACGTCGAAGATAAGGCGATTTCTTCCGTTGTCCTTCTTAGATACATATTCCCTATTGCGCAATGGACTATTTTCATTTGAATTCCTTTTCAGCCCCAGCACATAGTCAACGAAATCCTTGAGTGCTTTCTCCCACTCTCCGGAACCGGTTTTACTCAATATTTTTTTTGCCTT contains:
- a CDS encoding serine dehydratase subunit alpha family protein, whose translation is MELNEMIIRTLEREVVPAMGCTEPVAVSLGCAKAREAAAGKGKIKSLDVKVSANIYKNGMGVGVPGTNGEVGLQIAAALGVTGGHSEKGLNLLSDIDEKALAEAKRMVESGMVHIEESNVKDGVYVDSILTYEKGFARSIIKSRHDRFIKVETDEGVIFEESTEPGVKKDAFDNGAIYEMTIKELIELIESMSFEDLAFMLDGIKMNKKISFTAMDNEIGMGIGYKYKKKLENGELSDDLLNRAMIYTASGTDARMSGISMPVMSSSGSGNHGLTATLPLAAYASLNEVSDEKLCKALAISHMITSYIKKYTGRLSALCGCGVAAGTAVSGALVWIMGGTQEQIEGAISNMIASISGMVCDGAKLGCALKLVTASSSAVYFANMSMDGIIVPAYNGLVGKNVEESIKSMGKLAADGMVITDKVILKRMVEMDLQHVHVCL
- a CDS encoding sigma 54-interacting transcriptional regulator, which translates into the protein LTRIAATGLYVGQLGDKISKNSIFGYALKKGKEYIIDDPRVNPICQFCGRRDECKEVAEVCSPIRHEGSIIGVIGLIAFEESQKERLLRDKKDLLVFLERMGDLISAKLSDAEKNEKIELLVKELQVIIDSFDKGVVFVNRAGIILRSNEKAKKILSKTGSGEWEKALKDFVDYVLGLKRNSNENSPLRNREYVSKKDNGRNRLIFDVNIMRTVGETVGFLISFNSKDDVLSVVNDVTGADPDITFDDILGNSAVLNMTKEYAEKASKSTSTILIQGESGTGKELFARSIHYKSDRRLMPFVTVNCAAIPENLLESELFGYEEGSFTGAVRGGKTGKFELADKGTIFLDEIGDMPIHLQKKLLRVLQNNTIEKIGGKHYFKVDIRVIAATNKNIEKVVEEGAFREDLFYRLSVIPLTIPPLRARKDDVSILADFFVKKYSEKFHKEIKEIQQDVIMVFKSYDWPGNVRELENAVEYSVNMCNGESISLKDIPKRILKSRASNKRQNTNTEAVAIRRLETLEQFEIERALKKHGHNERGIKLCVSDLGISRATLYRKIKKYDI